One window from the genome of Flavobacterium agricola encodes:
- a CDS encoding site-specific integrase, with protein sequence MRITLKQRKLKSGKISLIIEYSKGTEISSTGKRKYIREFENLKLFLHGNPSNAKERKENKDNLQLAENILAIRQSEVLRGKYGFKNKNKGQRCFLDFFHEKTEEKYESSRNYGNWAASLLHLQKCISPNLTFDEVDDYFLKQVKEYFDNKALTKSKLPLSLNSKYAYHNKFRAALRLAFEEGYLTINYAQKVKGFKQAESQREYLTFNEVQNLAKTFCKYDVLKRAFLFSCLTGLRWSDISTMVWSEVRDEDDVFRIVYRQEKTDTMLNTYIYQSKLEIF encoded by the coding sequence ATGAGAATTACATTAAAACAACGAAAACTCAAAAGTGGAAAAATTAGTCTTATTATAGAATATTCTAAAGGGACTGAAATTAGTTCAACAGGTAAAAGAAAGTATATTAGAGAGTTTGAAAATCTTAAGCTCTTTTTACATGGAAACCCTTCAAATGCTAAAGAACGTAAAGAAAACAAAGATAACTTACAGTTAGCTGAAAATATCCTTGCTATAAGACAAAGTGAAGTTTTAAGAGGGAAATATGGTTTTAAAAATAAGAACAAAGGACAAAGATGTTTTTTAGATTTTTTTCATGAAAAGACAGAAGAGAAATATGAATCATCTAGAAACTATGGTAATTGGGCAGCAAGTCTATTACACCTACAAAAATGTATATCTCCTAACTTGACCTTTGACGAAGTAGATGATTATTTTTTAAAACAAGTTAAAGAATACTTCGATAATAAAGCGCTCACAAAAAGTAAACTTCCTTTATCACTTAATTCAAAATATGCATATCACAATAAATTTAGAGCTGCTTTACGTCTAGCTTTCGAAGAAGGTTACCTGACTATAAACTACGCGCAAAAAGTTAAAGGATTTAAACAAGCCGAAAGCCAAAGAGAATATTTAACTTTTAATGAAGTTCAAAACCTTGCAAAAACTTTCTGCAAGTATGATGTATTAAAACGAGCTTTCCTCTTTTCTTGTTTAACAGGGCTCAGATGGAGTGATATCAGTACAATGGTTTGGTCTGAAGTACGTGATGAAGATGATGTTTTTAGAATCGTATACAGGCAGGAGAAGACTGACACAATGTTGAATACCTATATATATCAAAGCAAGCTAGAGATATTTTAG
- a CDS encoding tyrosine-type recombinase/integrase, which produces MPNQRVFTNLKYSAIYNNEIVRWCNRAGILKHITFHSARHTNAVLLLENGADIYTVSKRLGHREIRTTQIYTKIIDSKMKAASELIPELNFNM; this is translated from the coding sequence ATGCCTAATCAACGAGTATTTACAAATCTAAAATATTCTGCCATTTACAATAATGAAATAGTAAGATGGTGTAATAGAGCTGGGATTTTAAAACACATAACCTTTCACAGTGCTAGACATACTAATGCTGTTTTGCTTCTTGAAAATGGAGCTGACATATATACTGTATCTAAACGTTTAGGTCACAGAGAAATAAGAACTACTCAAATTTATACCAAAATTATTGACAGTAAAATGAAAGCCGCTTCTGAGCTCATTCCTGAACTAAACTTTAACATGTAA